From a single Aggregatilinea lenta genomic region:
- the ppdK gene encoding pyruvate, phosphate dikinase has translation MAHKWVYMFEEGDAEMRNLLGGKGANLAEMTRIGIPVPPGFTATTEACIAYQKDGGFPDGMWDQVVASMQKLNEQTGKTFGDANNPLLVSVRSGARVSMPGMMDTILNLGLTPAGVETMGAKFGDMRFAWDSYRRLIQMFGKVVLGAPAEPFEEIIDDIRKEEGVKTDAEVSAAGWKECARRFKELVENHTGQPFPEDPYDQLRLGTEAVFKSWNGKRAVDYRNNFGIPHDWGTAVNVVTMVYGNFADGKSGTGVAFTRNPSTGEKKFYGEYLLNAQGEDVVSGARTPTEVSKLVEEIPSAWHELQEIADKLEQHYREMQDIEFTIEAGKLWMLQTRSGKRTAASVVKIATDMVDEGLISQTEAVARVQASDIDQLLHPRFDLEVLAKTPVLAHGLNASPGAAVGKVYFDADTAEQKTKEEGEDVILVRPLTEPDDVHGMLAAKGILTQEGGATSHAAVVARQLGKPCVSGCGEININLKERKFTVGDVVVKEGDVISLNGAKGDVYLGTIPVVVPEFEEQTELQKILSWADETRRMMVWANADDPQQATRARSYGAQGIGLCRTEHMFLGERTQLFQNYILADDDAAKAAALAKMLPEQRDDFHGIFKAMDGLPVIIRLIDPPLHEFLPSREELMVDVAVAKVKGEDAGVKEKLLAKANELQEYNPMLGLRGVRLGVMMPDVNKMQVRAIFEAACDAAKEGVDVHVEVMIPLIGHVNELKFLQKLLLDEAKAVMDEKNATVSYKFGTMIEIPRAALTADEVAELAEFFSFGTNDLTQMTYGLSRDDAERHFLLQYVEQGILPVNPFQTIDRDGVGLLMKMAVEKGRATRPGLEIGICGEHGGDPNSIEFCHTLGLNYVSCSPFRVPIARLSAAHAVLREKGWPRIGDLGALDPDRKN, from the coding sequence ATGGCGCATAAGTGGGTGTATATGTTCGAGGAAGGTGACGCCGAGATGCGTAACCTGCTGGGTGGCAAGGGCGCCAACCTGGCAGAAATGACGCGCATCGGCATCCCGGTCCCACCCGGCTTCACGGCTACGACCGAAGCCTGCATTGCCTATCAGAAAGACGGCGGGTTCCCTGACGGCATGTGGGATCAGGTCGTCGCCAGCATGCAAAAGCTGAACGAGCAGACCGGCAAGACGTTCGGTGATGCGAACAATCCGCTGCTGGTGTCGGTTCGTTCGGGCGCGCGCGTGTCGATGCCCGGTATGATGGACACCATCCTCAACCTGGGTCTGACCCCCGCGGGCGTCGAGACGATGGGCGCGAAGTTCGGTGATATGCGCTTCGCGTGGGACTCTTACCGCCGCCTGATCCAGATGTTCGGTAAGGTCGTGCTGGGCGCGCCCGCGGAGCCGTTTGAAGAAATTATCGACGACATCCGCAAGGAAGAGGGCGTCAAGACGGACGCCGAAGTGTCGGCAGCGGGCTGGAAGGAATGTGCCCGCCGCTTCAAGGAACTGGTTGAGAATCATACCGGCCAGCCGTTCCCCGAAGATCCGTACGATCAGCTTCGTCTGGGCACGGAAGCCGTCTTCAAGAGCTGGAACGGCAAGCGCGCGGTGGACTACCGCAATAATTTCGGCATCCCGCACGATTGGGGCACGGCAGTCAACGTCGTGACGATGGTCTACGGCAACTTCGCGGACGGCAAGAGCGGCACCGGCGTAGCCTTCACCCGTAACCCTTCCACCGGCGAAAAGAAATTCTACGGCGAGTACCTGCTCAACGCGCAGGGTGAAGACGTCGTTTCCGGTGCCCGCACCCCGACCGAAGTTTCCAAGCTGGTAGAAGAAATTCCGTCGGCCTGGCATGAACTTCAGGAAATCGCGGACAAGCTCGAACAGCACTACCGCGAGATGCAGGATATCGAGTTCACGATCGAAGCCGGTAAGCTGTGGATGCTCCAGACCCGCAGCGGCAAGCGTACCGCCGCGTCCGTGGTGAAGATCGCCACCGACATGGTGGACGAGGGCCTCATCAGCCAGACCGAAGCCGTGGCGCGCGTCCAGGCCAGCGACATCGACCAACTGCTGCACCCGCGCTTCGATCTCGAAGTGCTGGCCAAGACCCCCGTGCTGGCGCACGGTTTGAACGCCTCGCCGGGCGCGGCAGTCGGTAAGGTCTACTTCGACGCCGACACGGCGGAACAGAAGACCAAAGAAGAAGGCGAAGATGTGATCCTGGTCCGCCCGCTGACCGAGCCGGATGACGTGCACGGGATGCTGGCCGCTAAGGGTATTTTGACGCAGGAAGGCGGCGCAACCAGCCACGCCGCTGTGGTCGCCCGCCAGCTTGGTAAGCCGTGCGTGTCGGGCTGCGGCGAGATCAATATTAACCTGAAGGAACGCAAGTTCACGGTCGGTGATGTGGTGGTCAAGGAAGGCGACGTCATCTCGCTGAACGGCGCGAAGGGCGATGTCTACCTGGGCACGATCCCGGTGGTTGTTCCCGAATTCGAGGAGCAGACTGAGCTTCAGAAGATCCTGAGCTGGGCCGACGAAACCCGCCGCATGATGGTGTGGGCCAACGCCGACGATCCGCAGCAGGCGACCCGCGCCCGCAGCTACGGCGCGCAGGGCATCGGCCTGTGCCGCACCGAGCACATGTTCCTGGGCGAGCGCACGCAGCTCTTCCAGAACTATATCCTGGCCGATGACGACGCGGCCAAGGCGGCGGCGCTGGCCAAGATGCTGCCCGAACAGCGCGACGACTTCCACGGCATCTTCAAGGCGATGGATGGCTTGCCCGTCATCATCCGCCTGATCGACCCGCCGCTGCACGAGTTCCTGCCCAGCCGTGAAGAGCTGATGGTCGACGTCGCCGTGGCGAAAGTCAAGGGCGAGGACGCGGGCGTCAAGGAAAAGCTGCTGGCGAAGGCCAATGAGCTTCAGGAATACAACCCCATGCTGGGTCTGCGCGGTGTTCGCCTGGGCGTGATGATGCCCGACGTGAACAAGATGCAGGTCCGCGCGATCTTCGAGGCGGCGTGCGACGCGGCCAAGGAAGGCGTGGACGTGCACGTTGAGGTCATGATCCCGCTGATCGGCCACGTCAACGAGCTGAAGTTCCTGCAGAAGCTGCTGCTGGACGAAGCGAAGGCCGTTATGGACGAGAAGAATGCCACGGTCAGCTACAAGTTCGGCACGATGATCGAGATCCCGCGCGCAGCACTGACGGCTGACGAAGTCGCTGAGCTGGCGGAGTTCTTCAGCTTCGGCACGAACGACCTGACGCAGATGACCTACGGCCTCAGCCGCGACGACGCCGAGCGTCACTTCCTGCTCCAGTACGTCGAGCAGGGTATCCTGCCGGTCAACCCGTTCCAGACCATCGACCGCGATGGCGTCGGCCTGCTGATGAAGATGGCCGTCGAGAAGGGCCGCGCGACCCGTCCTGGTCTGGAGATCGGGATCTGCGGTGAGCACGGCGGCGACCCGAACAGCATCGAGTTCTGCCACACCCTCGGCCTGAACTACGTGAGCTGCTCGCCGTTCCGCGTGCCGATCGCTCGCCTCTCCGCCGCACATGCCGTGCTGCGTGAAAAGGGCTGGCCGCGTATCGGTGACCTGGGCGCACTCGACCCGGATCGCAAGAACTAA
- a CDS encoding DUF3795 domain-containing protein: MTHGEDLAASVAYCGLVCGLCDHSAACNGCRAEACTTDGCDKAHCAIRQCCLDHDIAGCWDCDEFPCDKGRYADANRGQTVGFVTYIQDEGLDDFVTVLLANEQRGIRYGMDGPYYHAGADTVSALLDMARRE, translated from the coding sequence ATGACGCACGGTGAGGATCTGGCGGCAAGTGTGGCGTACTGCGGGCTGGTGTGCGGCCTGTGCGATCACAGCGCGGCCTGCAACGGCTGCCGCGCCGAGGCGTGCACCACGGACGGCTGCGACAAAGCCCACTGCGCGATCCGCCAGTGCTGCCTGGATCACGACATCGCGGGGTGCTGGGACTGCGACGAGTTCCCCTGCGACAAGGGCCGCTACGCCGATGCCAATCGCGGGCAGACGGTCGGCTTCGTGACGTACATTCAGGACGAGGGCCTCGACGACTTCGTGACCGTGCTGCTGGCCAACGAGCAGCGCGGCATCCGCTACGGCATGGATGGCCCCTACTACCACGCGGGCGCGGACACAGTGTCAGCCCTGCTCGATATGGCGCGGCGGGAGTAG
- a CDS encoding queuosine precursor transporter — MNENTNTRSYRYYDLIMALFVTVLLISNLLSSAKIIDLKMSLGPIALAFDAGTLVFPISYIFGDVLTEVYGYKRSRRVIWAGFGANVLLGLFVWIAAALPGEAEWQGYAGQGAYDAILGGISGLIVASLAAYFLGAFSNSYVLAKIKVWTGGRWLWMRTIGSTLVGEGVDTIVFTVIATLLGVFPPEIFVSLVVTNYILKVGLEALMTPLTYRIVNLLKLLEREDYYDRATDFNPFKLSV, encoded by the coding sequence ATGAACGAGAACACCAACACCCGCAGCTATCGTTACTATGACCTGATCATGGCGCTGTTCGTGACGGTCCTGCTCATCAGCAACCTATTGAGCAGCGCGAAGATCATCGATCTGAAAATGAGCCTGGGTCCCATCGCGCTGGCCTTTGACGCCGGGACGCTCGTCTTCCCTATCAGCTACATCTTCGGCGACGTGCTGACCGAAGTGTACGGCTACAAGCGCTCGCGCCGGGTGATCTGGGCGGGCTTCGGAGCCAACGTGCTGCTGGGGCTGTTCGTGTGGATCGCGGCGGCGCTGCCCGGCGAGGCCGAATGGCAGGGCTACGCGGGCCAGGGCGCGTATGACGCGATCCTGGGCGGCATCAGCGGCCTGATCGTGGCAAGCCTCGCGGCGTACTTCCTGGGCGCGTTCTCCAACAGCTACGTGCTCGCCAAGATTAAGGTGTGGACCGGCGGGCGCTGGCTGTGGATGCGCACCATCGGCAGCACGCTCGTCGGCGAGGGCGTCGATACCATCGTGTTCACGGTGATCGCAACGCTGCTGGGCGTCTTCCCACCGGAGATTTTCGTCTCGCTGGTGGTCACCAACTACATCCTCAAGGTAGGGCTGGAAGCGCTCATGACGCCGCTCACCTACCGCATTGTCAACCTGCTCAAACTGCTGGAGCGCGAGGATTATTACGACCGCGCGACCGATTTCAACCCATTCAAGTTGAGTGTCTGA
- a CDS encoding GNAT family N-acetyltransferase, translated as MAGHAQFQIRRFTWDDLPALVTLANAAGEHDNDDERYTDDTLREELEEFSTPESDLLVAVTPDERIVGYAYVERRTNEDRVWGYGWGVVHPDWRERGIGRALLRAADAEFEAWAMAQPDRDKAVFIQRFLNYANTAAVELAASEGYAELRSSYRMRIDLGQPIEPWPLPEGITLRAFDRARDLPAFYEVDQAGFMDGGGQGVKMPYEEWTQHFLGGTDATPDLWRVVCRGDEIVGICVMQPWGPDDPGLTWVGRLTVLHSERGHGLGTALLRAGMQAGQAHGYERAGLGVRDDVPGAIRIYQRAGFETYVRFVHYRKVLRGNPAEIVS; from the coding sequence ATGGCCGGACACGCGCAGTTTCAGATCCGCCGGTTTACGTGGGACGATTTGCCCGCGTTGGTTACGCTGGCTAACGCGGCAGGTGAGCATGACAACGACGACGAGCGCTATACGGACGATACGCTGCGCGAGGAACTGGAAGAGTTCAGCACGCCGGAATCGGATCTGCTGGTGGCGGTAACGCCGGACGAGCGGATCGTCGGTTACGCCTACGTCGAGCGGCGCACCAACGAAGACCGCGTGTGGGGCTACGGTTGGGGCGTCGTGCACCCCGACTGGCGTGAGCGCGGCATAGGGCGGGCGCTGTTACGCGCTGCGGATGCTGAGTTCGAGGCGTGGGCGATGGCGCAGCCGGATCGCGACAAGGCCGTGTTCATCCAGCGCTTCTTGAACTATGCCAATACGGCGGCGGTCGAGCTGGCGGCGTCGGAAGGTTACGCGGAGCTGCGGTCCTCCTACCGGATGCGTATCGACCTCGGCCAGCCAATCGAGCCGTGGCCGCTGCCGGAGGGCATCACGCTGCGCGCCTTCGACCGCGCACGCGATCTGCCCGCGTTTTACGAGGTCGATCAGGCGGGCTTCATGGATGGCGGCGGGCAGGGCGTGAAGATGCCGTATGAGGAGTGGACGCAGCACTTCCTGGGCGGAACCGACGCCACGCCGGACCTGTGGCGGGTGGTGTGTCGCGGCGACGAGATCGTCGGGATCTGCGTCATGCAGCCGTGGGGTCCGGACGACCCCGGCCTGACGTGGGTTGGGCGGCTGACCGTACTGCACTCGGAACGCGGGCACGGGCTGGGTACAGCGCTGCTGCGCGCGGGCATGCAGGCCGGACAGGCGCACGGCTACGAGCGTGCGGGCCTCGGCGTGCGCGACGACGTGCCGGGCGCAATCCGCATTTACCAGCGCGCAGGCTTCGAGACCTACGTGCGCTTCGTGCACTATCGCAAGGTGCTGCGCGGCAATCCGGCGGAGATCGTGAGTTGA
- a CDS encoding PD40 domain-containing protein, with translation MFHKRIAVILLVIALASFTVPGVLAQGDSPSSPVPPGRLVIGDDSGLFTILPDGSDRTPLVEEDDAGCWLRDGLWNPDMTLLAYTRICGGETATDWHGSDRTASIYLYDPDSGDSTELIPNEGSYQDYASSWHPDGNRLAIYSNRGDDGRYDLFVVDTTSGDVTQLTAFDDDTGRATWDPTGRYLLYNRYVAREADSEWEIRVLDTDTDVESPVAVGLTPHWSPDGQWIAYTTEGDVSDVFVLSAACIYDGAPCEADTNARNVTYTPDIAEREPIFSPDQTQIAFLRDADVDPIGFTWDVYRQEIRTGINQNLTGSNAVQERLTSWEPVPDAEMVDVEPLLPVIARVQSSTPANLRGEASVSSARVGTAINGRILFIQGTDETQDWYWVTLPEDGATAWIFGDLITVAVGSTDALPVVNAVATAEPQ, from the coding sequence ATGTTCCACAAGCGTATCGCTGTGATCCTGCTCGTCATCGCCCTCGCAAGCTTCACCGTGCCGGGTGTGCTGGCGCAGGGTGATTCTCCCTCGTCACCCGTGCCGCCGGGCCGCCTGGTGATCGGCGACGATAGCGGCCTGTTCACTATCCTGCCGGATGGCTCGGACCGGACGCCTTTGGTCGAGGAAGACGACGCGGGCTGCTGGCTGCGCGACGGCCTGTGGAACCCCGACATGACGCTGCTGGCCTATACGCGCATCTGCGGCGGCGAAACAGCGACCGATTGGCACGGCAGCGACCGCACCGCCAGCATCTACCTGTACGATCCCGACAGCGGCGACAGCACGGAGCTGATCCCGAACGAAGGCTCGTACCAGGATTACGCGTCGTCGTGGCACCCGGACGGCAACCGGCTGGCGATTTATTCCAACCGGGGCGACGACGGGCGCTATGACCTGTTCGTGGTCGATACGACCAGCGGTGACGTGACCCAACTCACCGCCTTCGACGACGACACGGGCCGCGCGACGTGGGACCCGACCGGGCGCTATCTGCTCTATAACCGCTACGTCGCGCGCGAAGCCGACTCCGAGTGGGAGATTCGCGTGCTGGACACCGACACCGACGTCGAGTCGCCGGTCGCCGTGGGCCTGACCCCGCACTGGAGTCCTGACGGGCAGTGGATCGCCTACACGACCGAGGGCGACGTGTCGGACGTGTTCGTCCTTTCCGCCGCGTGCATCTACGACGGCGCGCCGTGCGAAGCGGACACTAACGCGCGCAACGTGACCTATACGCCGGACATCGCCGAGCGCGAGCCGATCTTCAGCCCCGACCAGACGCAGATCGCGTTCCTGCGCGACGCGGACGTGGACCCGATCGGCTTCACCTGGGATGTCTATCGCCAGGAAATCCGCACCGGGATCAACCAGAACCTGACGGGCTCGAACGCCGTGCAGGAGCGCCTCACCAGTTGGGAGCCAGTTCCCGACGCGGAGATGGTCGATGTCGAGCCACTGCTGCCCGTGATCGCACGGGTGCAGTCGTCCACGCCCGCCAATCTACGCGGCGAGGCGTCGGTCAGTTCGGCCCGCGTCGGCACGGCGATCAACGGGCGCATCCTGTTCATTCAGGGCACTGACGAGACCCAGGACTGGTATTGGGTCACCCTGCCGGAAGACGGCGCGACGGCCTGGATCTTCGGCGACCTGATCACCGTTGCGGTGGGCAGCACGGATGCGCTGCCGGTCGTGAACGCGGTGGCAACGGCGGAGCCGCAGTAG
- a CDS encoding sensor histidine kinase produces the protein MAWQFNPYVIPLFIGIVPLFGFAYFGWQRGSGLDVKLFYMNALSTAFMVLAYIMEMLSANASAIFFWLKVEYLFFYTPALWLLFVLVYTGTIDRITPPALLLFLPSTIQTLATWTNAYHHLNWATVGTIEVDGLVVFHRTYGPVFVLAGIYYFALVAIMFAITLRALVHAPRPYQNQLSLMLMAISFPLAAFIITTLDLSPLPYFDVMPVGWILAYLCMGWGLLRFRLLDLIPPARSIIMNSITDAILVLDTQDRVLDINRTGERLIGLQAAALIGQRAHVALAGLPGLLEGYEEAISVARTEIEVERQGVPHVFDMRISPINAGKRLRGRVVVLRDVTDRKRAEETIRRYATELERRNNELDAFTHTVAHDLKTPLQIIVGYTELLDDSDGHVISAEGKEYLLYLQESATQMRDMIGEMLLLAQLRNPDMVLVNVNAELAVRAAVARSHDTIMQRSIEVVVVPPLPPAHAHPVWFEEIMANLIGNAIKYIGRDNLAPRVEIRGSLDGRRVRYDVIDNGLGIAPENLDRLFEMFTRFHTDQASGSGIGLSIVQRIVNRLHGEIRVESTPGKGSTFSIFLPAADSTSAIASMLEVAAAESADRSLTLMA, from the coding sequence GTGGCCTGGCAGTTTAACCCCTACGTTATTCCTTTATTCATCGGCATCGTACCGCTCTTCGGGTTTGCCTACTTTGGCTGGCAGCGCGGGTCGGGCCTCGATGTGAAGCTGTTCTATATGAACGCTCTCTCCACGGCGTTCATGGTCCTGGCTTACATCATGGAGATGCTTTCGGCCAATGCGTCCGCGATCTTTTTCTGGCTGAAGGTCGAATATCTCTTCTTCTACACGCCCGCACTGTGGCTGTTGTTTGTGCTAGTCTACACCGGCACCATCGACCGCATCACGCCCCCGGCGCTGCTCCTGTTCCTTCCCTCCACCATCCAGACGCTGGCCACATGGACCAACGCCTACCATCACCTCAACTGGGCCACGGTCGGCACAATCGAGGTCGACGGGCTGGTCGTCTTCCACCGCACCTACGGCCCAGTCTTCGTGTTGGCGGGCATCTACTACTTTGCGCTGGTCGCGATCATGTTTGCGATCACGCTGCGCGCGCTCGTGCACGCGCCACGCCCGTACCAGAATCAGCTCAGCCTGATGCTGATGGCGATCTCCTTTCCGCTCGCAGCCTTCATCATCACCACGTTGGACCTCAGCCCGCTGCCCTACTTCGACGTGATGCCGGTGGGCTGGATTCTGGCCTATCTGTGCATGGGCTGGGGCCTGCTGCGGTTCCGTCTGCTCGACCTGATCCCCCCGGCCCGGTCGATCATCATGAACAGCATTACAGACGCGATCCTTGTGTTGGACACGCAGGATCGCGTCCTGGACATCAATCGCACGGGTGAGCGGTTGATCGGCCTGCAGGCGGCGGCGCTTATTGGCCAGCGGGCGCACGTCGCGCTGGCAGGGTTGCCGGGGCTGCTGGAAGGGTACGAAGAAGCGATTAGTGTGGCACGTACTGAAATCGAGGTGGAACGCCAGGGTGTGCCGCACGTCTTCGACATGCGCATCTCGCCCATCAACGCGGGCAAGCGCCTGCGCGGGCGGGTCGTCGTACTGCGTGACGTCACCGACCGAAAAAGGGCCGAAGAGACGATCCGGCGCTACGCGACGGAACTGGAGAGGCGCAACAACGAGTTGGATGCGTTCACGCACACCGTCGCGCACGACCTGAAAACGCCGCTCCAGATCATCGTCGGCTACACCGAGCTGCTCGACGACAGCGACGGCCACGTGATCTCCGCCGAAGGCAAAGAGTACCTGCTCTACCTGCAAGAATCCGCCACGCAAATGCGCGACATGATCGGTGAAATGCTGCTGCTGGCGCAGCTGCGCAACCCCGACATGGTGCTGGTCAACGTCAACGCGGAGCTGGCCGTACGCGCCGCCGTCGCCCGCTCGCACGACACCATCATGCAGCGCAGCATCGAGGTCGTCGTCGTGCCGCCGCTGCCCCCGGCCCACGCGCACCCCGTCTGGTTCGAAGAGATCATGGCGAACCTGATCGGCAATGCGATCAAGTACATCGGGCGCGACAACCTCGCGCCGCGCGTCGAGATTCGCGGCAGCCTGGACGGCAGACGCGTGCGCTACGACGTCATCGACAACGGGTTGGGTATCGCGCCGGAGAACCTGGACCGGCTGTTCGAGATGTTCACGCGCTTCCATACCGACCAGGCCAGCGGCAGCGGGATCGGCCTATCGATCGTGCAGCGCATCGTCAACCGGCTGCACGGCGAGATCCGGGTCGAAAGCACGCCGGGCAAAGGCAGCACGTTCAGCATCTTCCTGCCCGCCGCCGACAGCACCAGCGCGATCGCGTCTATGCTCGAAGTCGCCGCTGCCGAGTCCGCCGACCGCTCGCTTACCCTGATGGCCTAA
- a CDS encoding GNAT family N-acetyltransferase: MSAESGDRTVKLRRFVWDDLPVLLEVINAASAFDGDDQADTLDGLRERFTRPYFEPERNCFVAVTDAGALVGYCTAELDPRFGTGWGTGAVLPGCRRQGIGTALLRAADARHLERADADMSPDLPLRVRRFARDAAASTVALLERAGYVVVRSSWFMHVELAGLPEPPALPDGITLRPFDRDRDAQAVHAAEADLFGENWGYQPVPFEVWRHMRLGAGFDPGLWLVAVENDAVVGLCLGGPWGETDPGRGWINALGVRTDRRRRGLGSALLRHGFAALRRRGFTAGGLEVDAENDSNAVALYERAGMSVRRRYLLFDKTLRETGE; the protein is encoded by the coding sequence TTGAGCGCCGAGAGCGGGGATCGCACCGTAAAGCTGCGGCGCTTCGTGTGGGACGACCTGCCCGTGCTGCTGGAAGTGATCAACGCGGCGTCGGCGTTCGACGGCGACGATCAGGCGGATACGCTTGATGGGCTGCGCGAACGCTTCACGCGACCTTACTTCGAGCCGGAGCGCAATTGTTTTGTCGCGGTGACGGACGCCGGGGCGCTGGTCGGCTACTGCACTGCCGAGCTGGATCCCCGCTTCGGCACGGGGTGGGGGACCGGCGCGGTGCTGCCCGGCTGCCGGAGGCAGGGTATCGGGACGGCGCTTCTGCGCGCGGCGGATGCGCGTCACCTGGAGCGCGCGGATGCCGACATGTCGCCCGATCTACCGCTGCGCGTGCGGCGCTTCGCGCGGGATGCTGCCGCCTCCACGGTTGCGCTGCTGGAACGCGCGGGCTATGTGGTGGTGCGCAGCTCGTGGTTCATGCACGTCGAGCTGGCCGGGCTGCCGGAGCCGCCCGCGCTGCCGGACGGCATCACGCTGCGGCCCTTCGACCGCGACCGCGACGCGCAGGCGGTACACGCTGCCGAGGCAGACCTCTTCGGCGAGAACTGGGGCTACCAGCCGGTGCCATTCGAGGTATGGCGCCACATGCGCCTGGGTGCAGGCTTCGATCCGGGCCTGTGGCTGGTGGCGGTCGAGAATGACGCTGTCGTCGGCCTGTGCCTGGGCGGGCCGTGGGGTGAGACCGATCCGGGGCGTGGCTGGATCAACGCACTCGGCGTGCGCACCGACAGGCGGCGGCGTGGGCTGGGCAGCGCGCTGCTGCGCCATGGGTTCGCGGCGTTGCGCAGACGCGGCTTCACGGCGGGTGGACTGGAAGTGGACGCCGAGAACGATTCGAACGCGGTCGCGCTGTACGAACGCGCGGGCATGTCCGTGCGGCGGCGGTATCTGCTGTTCGACAAGACGTTGCGCGAAACGGGCGAGTGA